One window of Trifolium pratense cultivar HEN17-A07 linkage group LG5, ARS_RC_1.1, whole genome shotgun sequence genomic DNA carries:
- the LOC123883313 gene encoding UMP-CMP kinase 3-like — protein sequence MGSVETSNKDTNGSLLNKNPTIVFVLGGPGSGKGTQCANVVEHFGYTHLSAGDLLRAEIKSGSENGTMIQNMIKEGKIVPSEVTIKLLQRAIQESGNDKFLIDGFPRNEENRAAFEKVTGIEPTFVLYFDCPEEEMERRLLSRNQGREDDNIETIRKRFKVFLESSLPVINYYDAKGKVRKIDAARPVEEVFESVKAVFGPKTEKAN from the exons ATGGGAAGTGTTGAAACCTCAAACAAG GATACAAATGGAAGCCTGCTAAACAAAAATCCTACAATTGTGTTTGTGTTAG GTGGCCCTGGCAGTGGAAAGGGTACCCAATGTGCAAATGTTGTCGAACATTTTGGGTATACTCACCTCAGTGCTGGTGATCTTCTGAGAGCAGAGATAAAATCCGGCTCTGAAAATGG CACAATGATCCAGAATATGATTAAAGAAGGAAAAATTGTTCCCTCCGAGGTAACAATTAAGCTTCTACAACGAGCAATTCAGGAAAGTGGCAATGATAAATTTCTTATTGATGGTTTTCCTCGCAATGAGGAAAACCGTGCAGCATTTGAGAAAGTG ACAGGAATAGAGCCAACATTTGTCTTATATTTTGATTGCCCTGAGGAAGAGATGGAGAGACGACTTCTTAGTAGGAACCAG GGTAGAGAAGACGACAACATTGAAACAATAAGGAAACGGTTCAAGGTTTTCTTGGAGTCTAGCCTCCCTGtgattaattattatgatgCAAAGGGAAAAGTTCGCAAG ATTGATGCTGCAAGGCCCGTTGAAGAGGTATTTGAGTCTGTCAAAGCAGTTTTTGGTCCAAAAACTGAAAAG GCTAATTGA
- the LOC123883314 gene encoding phragmoplastin DRP1E-like, which yields MTTMGSLIGLVNRIQQACTKLGDYGGSDNNNTFSSLWEALPSVAVLGGQSSGKSSVLESIVGRDFLPRGSGIVTRRPLVLQLHKIDDGEKEYAEFLHRPGRKITDYAIVRQEIQDETDRITGKTKQISPIPIHLSIYSPKVVNLTLIDLPGLTKVAVDGQPESTVQEIEDMVRSYVEKPNCIILAISPANQDIATSDAIKLSREVDPSGERTFGVLTKLDLMDKGTNALDVLEGRSYRLQHPWVGIVNRSQADINKNVDMIVARRKEVEYFETSPDYGHLASKMGSEYLAKLLSEHLEKVIKARIPSITSLINKSIEELESEMDHLGRPIAVDAGAQLYTILELCRKFERVFKEHLDGGRSGGDRIYNVFDNQLPAALRKLPIDKHLSLQNVKKVVSEADGYQPHLIAPEQGYRRLIEGTLSFFRGPAEASVDAVHFVLKELVRKSIGETEELRRFPTFQAELAAASNEALERFRDESKKTTIRLVDMESTYLTVDFFRKLPQEMERAGPAGNPAQPTKSAPPTNPSQPTKSAQPTDPSNRAGSNEDRYGDGHFRRIGSNVLSYIGMVSETLRITIPKAVVYCQVREAKQSLLNYFYTQIGKKEAKQLAELLDEDPTVMERRQQCFQRLELYKAARDEIDSVSWVR from the exons ATGACGACTATGGGAAGTTTAATCGGATTAGTGAACAGAATCCAACAAGCTTGTACTAAGCTTGGTGACTATGGCGGTTCCGATAACAACAACACCTTCTCTTCTTTATGGGAAGCTCTTCCTTCCGTCGCCGTCCTCGGTGGTCAG AGTTCAGGTAAATCTTCGGTTTTGGAAAGTATCGTTGGACGTGACTTTCTTCCTAGAGGATCAG GGATTGTGACAAGGCGTCCATTGGTGTTGCAGCTTCATAAGATAGATGATGGTGAAAAGGAGTATGCTGAGTTTCTTCATAGACCGGGGAGAAAGATAACCGATTATG CCATAGTACGCCAGGAAATTCAGGACGAAACTGATAGAATTACGGGAAAAACAAAGCAAATATCTCCTATTCCAATTCATCTTAGCATTTATTCTCCAAAAG TTGTCAACCTAACTTTGATTGATTTACCGGGGTTGACTAAAGTCGCTGTAG ACGGACAGCCTGAGAGTACTGTTCAAGAAATTGAAGACATGGTTCGATCTTATGTTGAGAAG CCTAATTGTATCATACTGGCTATATCTCCAGCCAACCAGGACATAGCAACTTCCGATGCTATCAAACTTTCTAGGGAAGTGGATCCCTCAG GTGAGAGGACATTTGGAGTGTTGACAAAGCTGGATTTGATGGACAAAGGAACTAATGCATTGGAT GTCCTTGAAGGGAGATCTTATCGTCTGCAACATCCTTGGGTTGGTATAGTAAATCGATCTCAAGCAGATATCAACAAAAATGTTGATATGATTGTTGCTAGACGCAAGGAGGTCGAGTATTTTGAAACCAGTCCGGACTATGGCCACTTAGCCAGTAAAATGGGTTCAGAGTACCTTGCAAAACTTCTCTCAGAG CACTTGGAGAAAGTAATTAAGGCACGTATACCTAGTATAACATCTTTGATAAACAAAAGCATCGAAGAACTTGAATCAGAGATGGATCATCTTGGGAGACCAATTGCTGTTGATGCGGGG GCGCAACTATACACCATCCTTGAACTTTGCCGCAAATTTGAGCGGGTATTCAAAGAGCATTTAGATGGAGG ACGGTCAGGAGGAGATAGAATATATAATGTCTTTGACAATCAGCTTCCTGCTGCTTTACGGAAGCTTCCAATTGACAAACATCTGTCTCTTCAAAATGTGAAGAAAGTGGTGTCAGAGGCAGATGGTTACCAGCCTCACTTAATTGCCCCAGAGCAAGGTTACCGGCGACTGATTGAGGGGACTCTCAGTTTCTTTAGAGGCCCAGCCGAAGCTTCAGTCGATGCT GTTCACTTCGTTTTAAAAGAACTTGTGAGAAAATCAATTGGTGAAACTGAG GAACTTAGACGTTTCCCTACTTTTCAAGCCGAACTAGCTGCAGCTTCAAATGAGGCTCTAGAGAGGTTCCGCGACGAGAGTAAGAAGACAACTATTCGGCTTGTGGATATGGAGTCTACGTATCTTACTGTGGATTTCTTCCGGAAACTTCCTCAAGAAATGGAGAGAGCTGGACCAGCTGGTAATCCAGCTCAACCTACTAAATCAGCTCCACCTACTAATCCATCTCAACCTACTAAATCAGCTCAACCTACTGATCCATCTAATCGTGCCGGCTCAAATGAGGATCGATATGGTGATGGGCATTTTAGAAGGATTGGATCAAATGTGTTATCCTACATAGGTATGGTGTCGGAAACACTCAGGATCACTATTCCAAAGGCTGTGGTTTATTGTCAGGTCAGAGAAGCAAAACAATCATTGCTAAACTATTTCTACACACAAATAGGGAAGAAAGag GCTAAACAGTTAGCAGAGTTGTTAGACGAAGATCCTACCGTGATGGAGAGAAGACAACAATGTTTTCAAAGGCTTGAACTATATAAAGCAGCAAGGGATGAAATTGATTCGGTTTCTTGGGTACGATGA
- the LOC123883315 gene encoding NAD-dependent malic enzyme 62 kDa isoform, mitochondrial-like, protein MPIFWNHMKSSSSPLLQRLKRHVTGGHFLQSRIFTTLEGHRPTIVHKRSLDILHDPWFNKGTAFSMTERDRLDLRGLLPPNVVSPDVQIERFMVDLKRLEVHARDGPSDPNALAMWRILNRLHDRNETMYYKVLIANIEEYAPIVYTPTVGLVCQNYSGLFRRPRGMYFSAQDRGEMMSMVYNWPAEQVDMIVVTDGSRILGLGDLGVQGIGIAIGKLDLYVAAAGINPQRVLPVMIDVGTNNKKLLEDPLYLGLQQHRLDGDDYLAVIDEFMEAVFTRWPNVIVQFEDFQSKWAFKLLQRYRTTYRMFNDDVQGTAGVAIAGLLGAVRAQGRPMIDFPRQRIVVAGAGSAGIGVLNAARKTMARMLGNNEVAFQSAKSQFWVVDAKGLITEGRENIDPDALPFARSLKEMDRQGLKEGASLAEVVKQVKPDVLLGLSAVGGLFSTEVLEALKGSTSTRPAIFAMSNPTKNAECTPEEAFSILGENMIFASGSPFSNVDLGNGHIGHCNQGNNMYLFPGIGLGTLLSGSRIVSDGMLQAAAERLAAYMSEEEVLKGIIFPSISRIRDITKEVAAAVIQEAVEEDLAEGYHEMDARELRKLSPDEIKEYVVNNMWNPEYPTLVYRKE, encoded by the exons ATGCCGATCTTCTGGAACCACAtgaaatcatcatcatctccGTTACTTCAACGCCTCAAACGCCATGTCACCGGCGGCCACTTCTTACAGTCGCGAATTTTCACGACGTTGGAAGGTCATCGTCCTACAATCGTCCATAAACGTAGTCTCGATATTCTTCACGATCCTTGGTTCAATAAA GGAACAGCCTTTTCCATGACCGAACGAGACCGCCTTGATCTAAGAGGACTGCTTCCTCCAAATGTTGTGTCTCCTGATGTACAAATTGAGCGCTTCA tgGTTGATTTGAAAAGGCTTGAAGTTCATGCAAGAGATGGACCTTCCGATCCTAATGCACTGGCCATGTGGCGGATATTAAACCGCTTGCATGACAGAAATGAGACTATGTACTATAAA GTTTTGATTGCTAATATTGAGGAATATGCACCAATAGTATATACTCCAACAGTGGGTCTTGTATGTCAGAACTATAGTGGACTTTTTAGAAGGCCAAGAGGAATGTATTTCAGTGCTCAGGATCGTGGGGAAATGATGTCCATGGTCTATAACTGGCCAGCTGAGCAG GTCGATATGATTGTGGTTACTGATGGGAGCAGAATTCTGGGACTTGGAGATCTTGGAGTACAAGGAATTGGCATTGCCATTGGGAAGCTTGATCTATATGTTGCTGCTGCTGGGATAAATCCTCAAAGG GTACTTCCTGTGATGATTGACGTTGGTACTAACAACAAAAAGTTACTCGAAGATCCCTTAT ATTTAGGATTGCAGCAGCATCGCCTTGATGGGGATGACTATCTTGCTGTTATAGATGAATTCATGGAAGCTGTCTTTACTCGCTGGCCAAATGTGATTGTACAG TTTGAAGATTTTCAAAGCAAATGGGCTTTTAAGTTATTACAAAGGTACAGAACTACCTACCGAATGTTTAATGATGATGTGCAg GGGACAGCTGGTGTTGCAATTGCTGGACTTCTAGGTGCTGTAAGAGCTCAAGGAAGGCCAATGATTGACTTCCCAAGGCAGAGGATAGTTGTTGCCGGTGCTGGAAG TGCCGGAATTGGCGTTCTTAATGCGGCAAGAAAAACAATGGCAAGGATGCTGGGTAATAATGAAGTAGCTTTTCAGAGTGCAAAGAGTCAATTTTGGGTTGTTGATGCAAAG GGGTTAATCACAGAAGGACGTGAAAACATTGATCCAGATGCCCTTCCTTTTGCAAGAAGTTTGAAAGAAATGGATCGCCAAGGACTAAAGGAAGGAGCAAGTCTTGCGGAAGTG GTCAAGCAAGTGAAGCCTGATGTCCTCCTTGGACTATCTGCTGTTGGAGGATTGTTCTCAACTGAG GTATTGGAGGCCCTCAAGGGTTCAACGTCAACAAGACCAGCCATATTTGCCATGTCAAATCCAACAAAGAATG CTGAATGCACCCCTGAAGAAGCATTCTCCATTTTGGGCGAGAACATGATATTTGCAAGTGGAAGTCCGTTTAGTAATGTGGATCTCG GAAATGGTCATATTGGACACTGCAACCAGGGAAACAACATGTACCTATTTCCAGG CATTGGTCTTGGAACTCTTTTGTCTGGCTCTAGGATTGTATCCGACGGCATGTTACAGGCTGCTGCTGAGCG TTTGGCTGCGTATATGAGTGAAGAGGAGGTCCTCAAAGGGATTATTTTCCCTTCAATATCCAG GATTCGAGATATTACAAAGGAGGTTGCTGCAGCTGTTATACAAGAAGCTGTGGAAGAGGATCTAGCAGAAGGATATCACGAAATGGATGCTCGAGAACTCCGCAAACTTAGCCCG GATGAAATTAAGGAATATGTGGTGAATAACATGTGGAATCCAGAGTACCCAACATTAGTATACAGGAAAGAGTGA
- the LOC123883316 gene encoding uncharacterized protein LOC123883316, with protein sequence MRCKKHLPDVTSTVGVCASCLRERLQPILEAQAQAQPSRISVSENDLSPSQRSVSPFVAHRKSDDRRREVLFQTTPQIDRGFGFSGGTETAPVIAPSKRRIRRFWILSNFFRPRSNKTENSSAESYEPSSSVSPPSWISTNVVPARRKNNNRVSDQKRSRQLDRGATPVDNFEENDGFDSGSESSPRQRNKTTAAAVTARRSKLGYAGKSLTSMALCLSPLVRASPTRQWNSHKGMAPELGVGGVHHISSAASYCANRSRKLVDLGRVANR encoded by the coding sequence ATGAGGTGTAAGAAACATTTACCGGACGTTACAAGCACCGTCGGTGTTTGCGCTTCTTGCCTCCGTGAGCGCCTCCAGCCCATCCTCGaggcccaagcccaagcccaaccGTCGCGTATCTCTGTCTCTGAGAACGATCTTTCTCCATCGCAGCGGTCAGTTTCTCCGTTCGTAGCTCACCGGAAATCCGATGACCGGCGACGGGAGGTTTTGTTTCAAACTACTCCACAGATTGATCGGGGATTTGGATTTTCCGGCGGAACGGAAACGGCACCGGTAATAGCACCGTCGAAGCGGAGGATAAGAAGATTCTGGATCTTATCGAATTTTTTCCGTCCGAGATCTAACAAAACGGAGAATTCATCAGCAGAATCTTACGAACCGTCTTCTTCGGTTTCTCCTCCGTCGTGGATATCAACGAACGTCGTTCCTGCTCGTCGGAAAAACAACAACCGCGTTAGCGATCAAAAAAGATCTCGCCAATTGGATCGTGGAGCTACACCGGTGGATAATTTTGAAGAAAACGATGGATTTGATTCAGGATCGGAATCTTCGCCGCGGCAGAGGAATAAGACGACGGCGGCGGCGGTTACGGCGCGGCGGTCGAAATTAGGTTACGCGGGAAAAAGCTTAACGAGTATGGCGCTGTGTTTGAGTCCGTTGGTTCGGGCGAGTCCGACTCGGCAATGGAATAGTCATAAGGGAATGGCGCCGGAATTGGGTGTGGGTGGAGTACACCATATTTCCAGTGCGGCTTCATATTGTGCCAATAGATCAAGGAAGCTTGTTGATCTTGGAAGAGTTGCTAACCGTTGA